The following proteins come from a genomic window of Phaeodactylum tricornutum CCAP 1055/1 chromosome 19, whole genome shotgun sequence:
- a CDS encoding predicted protein, which translates to MTITVRKAAEGVAKVVGQKAAAPHAAAKISLRSPRAVTLAEAKADAIQPARESTKTTMTPWRGWFERVLQEVIGEERVKKIKDTMLFMPDDIYDLEQSPKPSQKIPISKTDPTITAMYRYPSPGSQESVRIPEFENGKDPYDTGYFKRDTRRRYQFEELGDPDIEKAKLELMDPNDPQVQEDKKRVEAGPASSPGNKGVFATGPSDFDPTGLRATMSVTWSELNKSLDAHMPDHLPTPTWMKDKEAIIAWHKERDLPVPVGPVYEGLKVPVYLRVARW; encoded by the coding sequence ATGACCATTACAGTCCGAAAGGCAGCCGAAGGGGTCGCCAAAGTTGTTGGGCAAAAGGCTGCTGCCCCACATGCGGCGGCCAAGATTTCGCTGCGTTCTCCGCGTGCCGTGACCCTAGCGGAAGCCAAGGCTGACGCCATTCAACCGGCACGGGAGTCTACGAAAACCACCATGACGCCGTGGCGAGGTTGGTTTGAACGCGTTCTGCAAGAAGTTATTGGTGAAGAGCGGGTAAAGAAGATAAAGGACACAATGTTGTTCATGCCAGATGACATCTATGATTTGGAACAGTCGCCGAAACCTTCTCAGAAGATTCCTATTTCTAAGACTGATCCTACCATAACCGCCATGTATCGCTATCCTTCACCTGGTTCCCAGGAATCCGTTCGCATTCCGGAATTTGAAAACGGCAAAGATCCGTACGACACGGGCTACTTCAAGCGTGATACACGTCGTCGTTACCAGTTTGAAGAACTCGGAGATCCCGATATTGAAAAGGCCAAGTTAGAATTGATGGATCCCAACGATCCTCAGGTACAAGAAGACAAGAAAAGGGTTGAAGCTGGCCCTGCCAGTTCTCCGGGAAATAAAGGAGTTTTTGCCACGGGTCCATCGGACTTTGATCCTACAGGTCTTCGCGCTACGATGAGTGTCACCTGGTCCGAACTTAATAAATCGTTGGACGCTCATATGCCTGATCATTTGCCGACGCCTACCTGGATGAAAGACAAGGAAGCAATCATTGCATGGCACAAGGAACGTGATTTGCCTGTGCCAGTAGGACCGGTCTACGAAGGTCTCAAGGTGCCGGTATACTTGCGTGTTGCACGATGGTAA
- a CDS encoding predicted protein — MHLRNGRLGPRSLVLRTGSLFSTFLALCWSMAITVQGFSLIPSIARSPFLLSHVHIGVSRRRFSLLFLRLRQSRMEEWRDDQRLDDNRAINGVPTNTTLQTLTATASSMKRFKSLPSATWSQYNANSTKFASTTLGDIMSSRNGLVMSQEDSPTFVGTSRDSEEDRKESADQTSDTSLASRYGIHDPLNRMALTANGNLQRLVSSYYDAPVQVVVDSCRKRSSNVSSNVQIMSRPIQLSGAATAQVWDRVVHLTVFGKTFCTATSVITVYDELCQSLVESGQVGLGQLFRYLDLLPEFTLHNAGVHQTGKTMATKKVGRGGGRGRGEGFWRDYTLSCAEISCRIHEDFQQGIWDLQPVQEEQ, encoded by the coding sequence ATGCATCTGCGAAATGGCAGGTTAGGGCCGAGAAGTCTTGTCCTTCGTACCGGCTCACTTTTTTCTACGTTCTTGGCTCTGTGCTGGTCGATGGCAATCACAGTCCAAGGGTTTAGCCTGATCCCATCGATCGCGCGATCGCCGTTTCTATTGTCTCACGTACACATTGGCGTTTCGAGACGGAGGTTTTCGTTGCTCTTTTTGCGATTACGCCAAAGCAGAATGGAAGAATGGCGGGACGACCAACGATTGGACGACAACCGAGCGATCAATGGTGTTCCGACCAACACTACGTTACAAACACTGACAGCAACGGCATCCTCTATGAAAAGATTCAAAAGCCTTCCATCAGCGACTTGGTCACAGTACAACGCCAATTCTACAAAATTCGCCTCGACAACATTGGGTGACATTATGAGCAGTCGGAACGGATTGGTCATGTCTCAAGAAGATTCACCCACGTTTGTTGGTACTAGCCGGGATAGCGAGGAGGATCGGAAGGAGAGTGCGGATCAAACATCCGATACTTCACTGGCATCACGCTACGGTATCCACGACCCACTGAATCGTATGGCGCTCACGGCCAACGGCAATTTGCAGCGACTCGTGTCGAGTTACTACGATGCGCCTGTTCAGGTAGTGGTGGATTCGTGCAGAAAGCGTTCTTCCAACGTCTCTAGCAATGTACAAATTATGTCACGTCCAATACAACTTTCCGGAGCGGCCACAGCCCAAGTCTGGGATCGAGTCGTACACTTGACGGTCTTTGGGAAAACCTTTTGTACGGCAACATCGGTCATTACGGTATACGACGAATTATGTCAAAGTTTGGTTGAATCGGGTCAAGTTGGACTGGGACAACTGTTTCGATACCTGGACTTGTTGCCAGAGTTTACGCTTCACAATGCCGGTGTACATCAAACCGGCAAAACAATGGCTACCAAGAAGGTGGGCCGCGGTGGCGGTAGAGGACGAGGAGAGGGTTTTTGGAGAGACTATACATTGAGCTGTGCCGAGATCTCGTGTCGGATACACGAGGACTTTCAACAAGGCATATGGGACTTGCAGCCTGTTCAGGAGGAGCAGTAA
- a CDS encoding predicted protein: MSGGPARQRNPCERYLKWPPTRIRHAVLLSALLGQSADTKGRAFSFKASNSFAPRSITNTKGDSMIEHLAQHVEFRSSIDQTIQELQRHIPVVVSRPLETHVAQRTYTTDTKLVVSSEELGDIELVSSLEELVTLTNTIVMAVQVSARASNFLSLLGVNASSTARATANVKSRVALDPSLKSLQVKWKTELFPLVGQAMSTPGNKNKSRCSSSAMSTLEGLSELILDQESGKIDTHRLLRVQWNGQDQDATTIGQTLSLLRQTIQNFQKSPFGQTFGSGTLNLFNQIRDGYLYESTEQLPTESNASSTAPLFVLLTPATNRTKGFTWVPVQDYNFSRHSTGESSSSPENVFQSTSMPLPGTDTWTQYAASFQAIRRFVSETIPNLSQQANVELIRSLFLPTARFYTVDESLLLEGSYRIANFYQSLAAVRSRTFGSWNLDHVELIYTDGDNFGYSVSNSSRTQVRIYYTTTTGFPGTTSAITASGCDRYVLIPDMDGSLETGAISANWKIGEVHQEKVSIAGNDSPLEALWAMRSIATAVETGRFRNNEDALWKTLLQRLNNGIIASSVPLEANSYEYKKVLPDAQSPLVRSDQTASMVYRIMTNLHLEMISLVNDTDMAATLNPNLCPPAAEYMTDNVKLLGYIGEVLLSGRRMYTNSVVFFMRSLKSAIHSGRLLVAKEPDVHVELKATGDVRLDFTLHMTFLPLAGLPGLNRIAGTDKANGLGASVPLTVKVVSDYLLDHHTGRIMQHRLVESRINGQLTPGDIISRWIQRQRGEELASPDETVWLQDLMDTVRWLETMNGSTKKSKK; the protein is encoded by the exons CAGCTAGACAAAGAAACCCCTGTGAACGCTATTTGAAATGGCCCCCGACAAGGATTCGTCATGCAGTCCTACTT AGTGCATTACTTGGACAATCAGCAGATACAAAGGGACGGGCCTTCTCATTCAAAGCCTCTAACTCCTTTGCCCCGCGAAGTATTACGAACACGAAAGGTGATTCTATGATAGAACATCTAGCCCAACATGTAGAATTTCGATCTAGTATCGATCAAACAATACAAGAACTACAACGGCATATTCCGGTAGTAGTATCGAGACCACTTGAAACTCATGTTGCGCAACGTACATACACAACTGACACAAAATTGGTCGTCAGTAGTGAGGAACTGGGTGACATTGAGCTTGTGTCGTCACTTGAAGAGTTGGTGACTCTGACGAACACAATTGTGATGGCAGTACAGGTTTCAGCTCGGGCTTCCAACTTCCTCTCCTTGCTTGGTGTAAACGCCAGCTCAACGGCCAGAGCGACAGCCAATGTAAAGTCCAGAGTAGCGCTTGATCCCTCTTTGAAGAGTCTTCAAGTAAAATGGAAAACCGAGCTTTTTCCTTTGGTTGGCCAAGCGATGAGTACTCCTGGTAACAAAAACAAATCTAGATGCTCTTCCTCGGCTATGTCAACCCTCGAAGGCCTCTCGGAACTTATCTTGGATCAAGAATCGGGGAAAATTGATACTCATCGCTTGCTGCGCGTACAATGGAACGGACAAGACCAGGATGCAACAACAATTGGACAAACATTATCTCTACTCCGACAAACAATACAGAATTTTCAAAAATCTCCTTTTGGTCAGACTTTTGGAAGCGGAACACTGAACCTGTTCAATCAGATTCGCGACGGATATCTCTATGAGTCCACAGAGCAACTGCCCACGGAATCCAACGCAAGTTCCACCGCACCTCTGTTTGTACTATTGACGCCCGCAACGAATCGTACCAAGGGGTTCACATGGGTACCAGTCCAAGACTATAATTTCTCTCGGCATAGCACTGGAGAAAGCTCGTCATCGCCAGAAAATGTATTTCAGTCAACGTCGATGCCGTTGCCTGGAACGGACACCTGGACGCAATACGCGGCTTCGTTTCAAGCCATTAGGCGGTTCGTGTCAGAAACCATTCCAAATTTATCCCAACAAGCAAATGTGGAATTGATTCGGTCTCTTTTTTTACCAACCGCTCGCTTTTATACGGTCGATGAAAGTCTCCTGTTGGAAGGGTCTTACCGGATTGCCAATTTTTACCAATCGCTAGCAGCGGTACGAAGCCGCACATTCGGAAGCTGGAACTTGGACCATGTAGAGCTCATTTACACTGATGGCGATAATTTCGGATATTCCgtaagcaacagcagcagaaCACAAGTTCGAATTTATTACACAACGACGACTGGCTTTCCGGGGACGACATCCGCTATCACAGCTAGTGGTTGCGACCGATACGTCTTGATTCCTGACATGGATGGATCGTTAGAAACAGGGGCAATTAGTGCGAATTGGAAAATCGGAGAAGTGCATCAAGAAAAGGTATCGATCGCGGGGAATGATAGTCCACTAGAGGCTTTGTGGGCTATGAGAAGCATTGCCACTGCTGTCGAAACTGGACGGTTTCGCAATAATGAAGACGCTCTCTGGAAGACGCTGCTTCAGCGGCTTAACAATGGCATCATTGCCTCATCTGTACCGTTGGAAGCTAACAGCTATGAATATAAGAAGGTATTGCCAGATGCTCAATCGCCTTTGGTGAGATCTGATCAAACAGCCTCCATGGTCTATCGTATCATGACTAATCTGCATCTTGAGATGATTTCGCTGGTCAACGACACAGATATGGCTGCTACATTGAACCCCAATTTGTGTCCACCCGCTGCTGAGTATATGACTGATAATGTTAAGCTCCTCGGGTATATTGGTGAGGTCTTGCTGTCCGGACGACGGATGTATACCAACAGTGTGGTCTTTTTCATGAGGTCGCTCAAGTCTGCTATTCATTCCGGACGTTTGTTGGTTGCGAAAGAACCGGACGTACACGTAGAGCTGAAGGCCACGGGCGACGTTCGATTAGACTTTACACTACATATGACTTTTTTGCCGTTGGCTGGGTTGCCTGGTTTAAATCGCATCGCGGGGACGGACAAGGCGAACGGTCTTGGCGCTTCTGTGCCGCTTACCGTGAAAGTTGTGTCAGACTATTTGCTCGACCATCATACTGGTAGAATCATGCAGCACCGGCTGGTGGAGTCACGCATCAACGGACAGTTGACACCGGGTGACATTATTTCTCGTTGGATTCAGCGGCAGCGTGGCGAAGAGCTGGCTAGTCCTGATGAAACAGTTTGGTTACAGGACTTGATGGACACGGTAAGATGGTTAGAAACAATGAACGGGAGTACAAAGAAGAGCAAGAAGTAG
- the Sar1B gene encoding predicted protein (Sar1-like small GTPase, ortholog of T. pseudonana TPS_21371) has translation LGLSNKQGQLLLLGLDNAGKTTLLHRLRTGDIRHFPPTDRPSQEYFRYGNVSFQAWDLGGHEAVRHLWEDYVSTQVSAVFFMIDATDDGRVEEAAYELDALIGEQLVKDIPVAVLLNKCDEEERALTSADICRRIEYDNLAQTQGTDKMAVFRISVLKGEGYQDAFRWISNFLT, from the coding sequence CTCGGCTTGTCAAACAAGCAAGGTCAACTACTGCTACTAGGTTTGGACAATGCTGGGAAAACGACTCTGTTGCATCGCTTGCGCACAGGAGATATTCGGCACTTTCCCCCCACCGATCGGCCCTCCCAAGAATATTTTCGGTACGGAAATGTTTCTTTTCAAGCCTGGGATTTGGGGGGACACGAAGCCGTTCGACATCTTTGGGAAGACTACGTTTCCACACAAGTATCGGCGGTCTTTTTCATGATTGACGCTACCGACGACGGCCGCGTAGAAGAGGCCGCGTACGAATTGGACGCCCTGATCGGCGAACAACTAGTCAAGGATATCCCCGTCGCGGTACTACTCAATAAATGTGACGAAGAGGAACGAGCTCTCACCAGCGCCGATATTTGCCGTCGAATTGAGTACGACAACCTCGCACAGACACAAGGTACAGACAAGATGGCTGTCTTTCGAATATCCGTTCTCAAAGGGGAAGGTTACCAGGACGCTTTCCGCTGGATCAGCAACTTTCTGACATAG
- a CDS encoding predicted protein, with the protein QVDLGDMVKIKQVLDETVASAILENIAEDYGWDNFKLGIMALSCVFAMIAQFAPIPFPESRPVLGVCGALYFALSGILQFVTTFIDKDCILWTKPADISASTKNKDMHLYGLRIRSNLPRFSEWYEVILEFQKPKQASASPMVKHTWSIGQFFDKEGYFDEIGLSQEIDKLFKRFEAKDYDSAGSDEKKRQ; encoded by the coding sequence CAAGTCGATTTGGGCGATATGGTAAAAATCAAACAGGTATTGGATGAGACGGTGGCATCAGCAATCcttgaaaatattgcggaagaTTACGGGTGGGACAACTTTAAGCTCGGGATTATGGCGCTTAGTTGCGTTTTTGCGATGATTGCTCAGTTCGCTCCGATCCCCTTTCCCGAGTCTCGACCCGTATTGGGAGTTTGCGGAGCGCTTTATTTTGCATTGAGCGGAATTCTGCAGTTTGTGACGACCTTTATCGACAAGGATTGTATCCTCTGGACGAAACCGGCCGATATAAGCGCTAGTACCAAAAACAAGGACATGCACCTGTACGGCCTGCGCATTCGATCGAATCTGCCGCGATTTTCTGAATGGTACGAGGTTATTTTGGAATTTCAAAAGCCCAAGCAAGCTAGCGCCTCTCCTATGGTCAAGCATACATGGAGTATAGGACAATTCTTCGACAAGGAAGGCTATTTTGACGAGATCGGTTTATCACAGGAAATTGATAAGCTTTTCAAACGttttgaagcaaaagattACGATAGCGCGGGGTCCGATGAAAAGAAAAGGCAATAA
- a CDS encoding predicted protein has translation MSTIRASGRDRSGSPRQKTGNVVQNRVESPFVTTTDVMSEINRHLADLHKHKNSSDTEYTGDEDNNNLRSKKAPRFELQRKFGDGTTRRASPAEQAANDMNSKLQQVAVHVASLSTTREQYAWAEAQRSLGNEFYHQQEYEQAIDVYLTCLIAVQPQDESDCLVLVLFLKVMNNLALSALQLGWYKKTIDFCTLALDRVRKQQSLHSHQQHVQLQMTKIYYKRGKARRLRGEYKQSRADLRAAQSQISVGEYIIIDESQQQQSFQEAIDKEFQLLHQAEFQGRRNQEKQQRAMRQILLHSGEKQLALGTATDQAANECIALYAEKASKRTFSALRAPATSLVDDDSTFDIDEESMTPTLWQYYLTVIGRVAETLLFWIGDEEYVQSVSERKKAM, from the coding sequence ATGTCGACCATTCGCGCTTCTGGTCGTGATAGAAGCGGTAGTCCTCGCCAGAAAACCGGCAATGTCGTACAAAaccgagtcgaaagcccgttcGTTACAACTACCGACGTTATGAGCGAAATCAATCGCCACTTAGCCGATCTTCACAAGCATAAGAACAGCAGCGACACCGAATATACAGGGGATGAggacaacaacaatttgcGTAGCAAAAAAGCGCCACGCTTTGAACTACAGCGCAAATTTGGTGACGGAACAACGCGCAGGGCATCACCAGCCGAACAAGCCGCTAACGATATGAATTCTAAGCTCCAGCAAGTTGCAGTGCACGTAGCCAGTCTCTCTACGACACGAGAACAGTATGCATGGGCCGAAGCACAACGAAGTCTTGGAAATGAATTCTATCATCAACAAGAGTATGAGCAAGCCATCGACGTCTACTTGACGTGTTTAATTGCTGTACAACCTCAAGACGAGTCAGACTGCCTGGTCCTAGTCTTGTTTCTAAAGGTCATGAACAACCTCGCCCTATCCGCCCTACAACTCGGATGGTACAAAAAGACCATTGACTTCTGCACCTTAGCCTTGGATCGCGTCAGGAAACAGCAATCGCTTCACTCACACCAGCAACACGTGCAACTACAAATGACCAAAATTTATTACAAACGGGGCAAGGCACGCCGGCTGCGAGGCGAGTACAAGCAATCTCGTGCCGATTTGCGAGCAGCGCAATCGCAAATATCGGTTGGCGAGTATATCATTATCGATGAatcacagcaacaacagaGCTTTCAAGAGGCGATTGACAAGGAATTCCAGCTGCTGCACCAGGCAGAGTTCCAAGGCAGGCGCAACCAAGAAAAGCAGCAACGAGCCATGCGGCAAATTCTCCTTCATTCGGGGGAGAAACAGCTTGCTCTGGGCACAGCGACAGATCAAGCAGCCAATGAATGTATCGCCTTATACGCGGAAAAAGCATCCAAACGAACATTTTCTGCGTTGCGTGCTCCAGCAACATCCCTTGTGGATGACGATAGCACCTTTGACATCGATGAAGAGTCGATGACACCGACTTTGTGGCAATACTATCTTACGGTTATAGGTCGAGTTGCCGAGACATTGCTCTTTTGGATCGGAGACGAGGAATATGTGCAAAGTGTCTCGGAGCGGAAGAAAGCCATGTAG
- a CDS encoding predicted protein has protein sequence MADLTSILLAVASSPDRSEEKLLEEYMQSNYSEFCLALAKLLATEGAPFAARQMAALQLKNTVHAKSAEILQEKHNRWKATDATHRAAVKECLLAAMRSGVPKVPHFAAVTAAEFASIELPFNEWPQFIATLMENVTSHAPEPIKIASLECLGFTCESIVIMEELMGDNFVPELASSTVDTMLTTIVNGVQSNQTDAMRLVALTALKNSLGFVRHNMERKQERDFIFQAMCEATKSSDAQVRALAFACLDHTAELYYDTLPDYMTVIFELTTNAIRSNDEEETVQMNAMELWTAIASTEQTLVDQDQDAAERGQPLDRPPCPKYTLAAMEALVPLLLVMLAKQEDAPEDDSWGLQESAGVCLETISQTVEGSIVPHVIPFVTQHIQSEEWRYRDAAIVAFSSIMDGPSTEELAIYVNQSIPVLLRAFSDSNEMVRDSATHCISTVCRLHMIAVDRDIVHSIIKGLIEKLRDSPRVAAKACTALFNIATSFKSPEPEPTSLLSEPMLPLLQALLQTSERQDATECHLRVGAISAANDLVAAAPSDTTPILAEFLPVIIARYEATMHAQVLGNEEKEEKEQALGLFSSLISVLFQRLEKHDVLAYVDKVMELLLQGLQLRNASCHEEFWLAIGSIAGTMEGEFIKYMQALSPALLTSLRDFHAKTLCIVSIGVVVDICSAIGDKIQPYCDGIMSALVDCLKDSVIQRDVKPVVFSCFGDIAMSVGGAFQPYLQVSTMLLFQASQQQAPPDDEDLILFVNSLRLGILEAYSGIIMGLADGNALQSFTPSVPNIVQFVQVLAADSTKDIYVLEKSVALLGDVAQQMGSIPQIREQLNQHFVSKLLQEALNSNDETTVDSANWAGNLIKQLIRGNA, from the exons ATGGCGGACTTGACAAGTATCCTGTTGGCTGTTGCCTCGTCTCCTG ACCGATCGGAAGAAAAACTACTCGAAGAATATATGCAGTCGAACTACAGTGAGTTCTGTTTAGCTTTGGCCAAGCTGCTCGCTACGGAGGGCGCACCCTTTGCAGCACGTCAAATGGCGGCACTTCAGCTCAAAAATACGGTCCACGCCAAATCTGCCGAGATACTGCAGGAAAAGCACAATCGCTGGAAGGCCACCGACGCCACACATCGAGCCGCCGTCAAGGAGTGTCTCCTTGCAGCGATGCGTTCCGGTGTACCAAAGGTGCCGCATTTTGCCGCCGTCACTGCCGCGGAATTCGCTTCCATCGAACTGCCTTTTAACGAATGGCCACAGTTCATCGCAACGCTCATGGAAAACGTCACTTCGCATGCACCGGAGCCCATCAAGATTGCCTCGTTGGAATGCCTCGGATTCACCTGTGAAAGCATTGTAATTATGGAGGAACTAATGGGAGACAATTTCGTTCCCGAATTGGCCTCTTCCACCGTCGACACCATGCTGACAACGATTGTGAACGGAGTGCAATCGAATCAGACGGATGCGATGCGTCTCGTCGCTCTGACAGCATTGAAAAACTCGCTCGGCTTTGTCCGTCACAACATGGAACGCAAGCAAGAACGAGATTTCATTTTTCAAGCCATGTGTGAAGCCACCAAGTCCAGCGATGCACAGGTTCGGGCTCTCGCTTTTGCCTGTCTAGACCATACCGCCGAACTATACTACGACACCCTACCGGACTATATGACCGTCATTTTTGAGCTCACCACCAACGCGATTCGATcaaacgacgaagaggaaaccGTTCAAATGAATGCCATGGAATTGTGGACCGCCATCGCCAGCACAGAGCAGACTCTGGTGGACCAAGACCAGGATGCGGCCGAGAGAGGGCAGCCCCTGGATCGACCTCCGTGTCCCAAATACACACTCGCTGCTATGGAAGCGTTGGTTCCGCTATTGCTAGTCATGCTTGCCAAACAAGAAGACGCACCCGAGGACGACTCCTGGGGTTTGCAAGAGTCTGCCGGGGTGTGTTTAGAGACAATCTCGCAAACTGTTGAAGGATCAATTGTTCCACACGTCATTCCCTTTGTCACGCAACATATCCAGTCGGAAGAATGGCGCTACCGCGATGCGGCTATCGTAGCTTTTTCCTCCATCATGGATGGTCCCAGTACCGAGGAGCTGGCCATATACGTGAACCAGTCCATTCCGGTTCTACTCCGTGCATTTTCAGATTCGAATGAGATGGTCCGCGACTCTGCCACACACTGCATCTCCACCGTTTGTCGCCTCCACATGATTGCTGTCGACCGAGATATAGTGCATTCCATTATCAAAGGTCTAATCGAGAAGCTACGTGACTCTCCTCGTGTTGCTGCCAAAGCGTGCACGGCCCTCTTCAATATTGCCACATCCTTCAAAAGCCCCGAACCCGAGCCGACGTCACTTTTGTCGGAACCCATGTTACCCCTTTTGCAAGCATTGTTACAAACCAGCGAGCGCCAAGATGCCACGGAATGCCATTTGCGTGTCGGTGCTATATCGGCAGCCAATGACCTCGTCGCAGCCGCACCCTCGGACACCACACCCATCCTCGCCGAATTCCTGCCGGTTATCATCGCACGGTACGAAGCGACAATGCACGCACAAGTATTAGgcaacgaagaaaaggaagagaaggaacAAGCCCTGGGCTTGTTTAGTTCGCTTATTTCAGTCCTGTTTCAACGGCTCGAAAAACATGACGTGCTTGCGTATGTGGACAAGGTCATGGAATTGTTGCTCCAGGGATTGCAATTGCGGAACGCCTCGTGTCACGAAGAATTTTGGCTGGCGATTGGATCAATTGCCGGGACGATGGAGGGCGAATTTATT AAATACATGCAAGCGCTGAGCCCAGCCCTACTGACGAGTTTGCGCGACTTCCACGCCAAGACTCTCTGTATTGTATCTATAGGAGTTGTCGTCGATATTTGCTCCGCGATTGGTGATAAAATTCAACCGTATTGCGACGGTATTATGAGCGCGTTAGTGGACTGTTTGAAAGATTCCGTCATTCAACGAGATGTTAAACCTGTGGTATTTTCCTGTTTTGGCGACATTGCCATGTCAGTGGGCGGTGCATTCCAACCATACCTTCAAGTATCGACGATGCTTCTATTCCAAGCCTCACAACAGCAAGCACCACCGGATGACGAAGACTTAATCCTTTTTGTAAATTCGCTTCGGCTAGGCATTCTGGAAGCCTATTCGGGTATCATCATGGGTCTCGCTGACGGCAACGCCCTCCAAAGTTTTACACCCAGTGTGCCCAACATTGTACAATTCGTGCAAGTCTTAGCGGCCGATTCGACCAAAGATATCTATGTGTTGGAAAAGTCGGTGGCTCTTTTGGGCGATGTGGCGCAACAAATGGGTAGCATTCCTCAAATTCGGGAACAATTAAACCAACATTTCGTTTCAAAGCTGTTGCAAGAAGCTCTCAACTCCAATGATGAAACCACCGTCGACTCGGCTAACTGGGCGGGAAACTTGATCAAGCAACTCATTCGAGGCAACGCTTAG
- a CDS encoding predicted protein — translation MVAMSSTIGTNNGRSTAGTPMQEPAVDQRRQPQSPFSSAHSSKSRRRSFSEQFEEFPSKLQFAVLACAVFLFFGLHNFLQEAIMNVEGFHRGVMLGYTEVLGVAVCSYLERKFLQNKEEVERVAPLSAYPLLTACLMTSSALSNISLNYINFPTKVVFRSCKLLPTMAIASIIHRKIFSATEYSCAFAVCAGLVLFAAADWELAPSFHPIGLVLVTLSVCADAILPNAQERIFRLGASRLEVTFYTNIFSLLAYTTTTLLSGDLTATIRLVLQNRQLAVYFTVYTLIAYVAISVHMMVVKRFGGVAAVLVATGRKGMTLILSFLFFPKSFSWFYPAGAFLVLGGLLVSTLAKLRGKSHPAQPAYDQHHGAKGTLSTYRGLKQHVSDIELASGTSTTFSSPPSSPPSSSYVRDEKASQ, via the coding sequence ATGGTAGCCATGAGCAGCACCATCGGCACCAACAACGGCCGAAGCACCGCTGGCACTCCTATGCAGGAACCTGCAGTGGATCAACGTAGACAGCCACAGTCCCCGTTTTCGTCTGCTCACTCATCGAAATCAAGAAGACGTTCCTTTTCCGAGCAATTTGAGGAATTTCCGAGTAAGCTTCAGTTTGCTGTCTTGGCCTGTGCtgtctttttgttctttggCTTGCACAACTTCTTGCAAGAAGCCATTATGAATGTTGAAGGCTTTCATCGGGGAGTCATGCTGGGATACACGGAAGTCTTGGGTGTCGCAGTTTGTTCTTACTTGGAACGCAAGTTTCTACAGAACAAAGAAGAAGTGGAGCGTGTCGCTCCTCTATCAGCCTACCCCCTGCTCACTGCTTGCCTCATGACGAGTTCGGCTCTTTCCAATATTTCACTCAACTACATTAACTTTCCTACAAAGGTTGTCTTTCGCTCCTGTAAATTGTTACCCACAATGGCAATTGCTTCAATCATTCATCGAAAAATATTTTCCGCCACCGAGTATTCATGCGCCTTTGCTGTTTGCGCCGGTCTTGTCTTGTTCGCTGCAGCGGATTGGGAACTTGCACCGTCTTTTCATCCTATCGGACTAGTCTTGGTCACCTTATCCGTTTGTGCTGACGCCATTCTACCTAACGCACAAGAACGAATATTTCGACTCGGTGCGTCCCGACTCGAAGTCACATTCTATACCAACATCTTTTCTCTCCTCGCCTACACTACCACTACACTTCTTTCGGGTGATTTGACGGCCACCATTCGACTCGTACTTCAGAATAGGCAATTGGCGGTATACTTTACTGTCTATACCTTGATTGCCTACGTGGCGATTTCTGTACATATGATGGTTGTAAAGCGCTTTGGTGGAGTGGCTGCAGTATTGGTGGCAACGGGTCGCAAAGGTATGACTCTCATTCTGAGTTTCCTCTTTTTCCCCAAATCCTTCAGTTGGTTTTACCCCGCCGGAGCTTTCCTCGTATTGGGAGGATTGCTTGTATCAACTTTGGCCAAGCTGCGGGGGAAGTCGCATCCTGCACAACCAGCTTACGATCAACACCACGGTGCGAAAGGAACTTTGTCAACCTACCGGGGACTCAAGCAGCACGTCAGTGATATTGAACTCGCCAGCGGCACCTCTACGACGTTCTCTTCGCCCCCCTCTTCACCGCCCTCATCGTCATATGTGCGAGACGAGAAAGCCAGTCAATAG